The window AGATGGAGTCGTTCCAATGACCCCTCGCTCCATCCGCTTGAACGATGCTTCGGCCACGGCACGGAGCCGTGCCGCTTTCTCGTCGGTCTCGGCACAGACCGCGTTCACCGCGACCATTCCCTGTGGCTCGCCGACGCCGCCGGCCAACTGCGACGATTCGAAGTGGTCCCGGTATTCCTCGAACGAACGGGTAGCCAAGTTCGGTCGAATGAACGCGGCGAAACAGTAGCGCAGTCCGAGTTCGCCGGCCAGCGCCGCGCTTGACGGGCTTGACCCCAGAACCCATGGGACAGGTGTTTCCGCATCTGAACGAGGGATTTCGAGATCACTGTAGGCATGACCGTCCGGGTAGCTGTCATAGAGGTGCGAGACGACAGCCTCGATTTTTTCGGCGTGGTCTTCGTCGGGGTTCCGGACACGGCGATCTGTCCCGAGTGCGCGGTCGACAGCCGGCGAACCGTTGGCCCGTCCAAGCCCCGCGTCGATGCGTCCCGGAGCGAGCGCGTCGAGAGAGCCGAACAGTTCTGCAACTTTGAACGGGCTGTAGTGATTGAGCAGGACCGCCCCCGATCCGAGCCGAATTGAGTCGGTTTCGGCGGCGAGGTTGCCGAGCAGTACCTCGGGTGTTGTTCCTGCGAGCGTGTTCCCCATCCCGTGATGTTCCGCCACCCAGAATCGGGAATAGCCGAGACGTTCGGCCTGCTGGGCGGCATCGATGGTGTTTGCATACGCGTCAGTCGCAGTTCCGTCATCCGGGACCGGAGAGAGATCAACGATTGAGAGGTCCATATCCGCCCACAACGGTTGTGAGCTATAACCGTTCGGCTACTAACAGTGTGAGAGTATCTCATACGGAGCGATCACTCTGATCCGCGGCGGCCCTGTTGTTTGCCACCACTACCCGACCGACTGTGTACTTACAGCGGTGTGCCACAGCCCGGACACAGCGGGGGGCTGGCGTCGGGGAGTGAAAGCCCGCAGTGTGGGCACTCGCCCTCGCCTTCTGGCGTCCGGATTTCCGAGACAATGTCGGCTGTCTGGGTACGGATTGCATTTTTCGTGGCTATTCCTGTGACCGCATCAGACGGGTCCTCCCCACGATACTGAGACAGGGCGAACTGGGCCCGCTCTGCAACAAACTCCTCGTCTGCGGTGAGAGCGTCGAGCCGTGCTCGCGGGACCGACTCAACGGAATCAACACCTGCAAGCAAACCCAGCGCTTCGGCCGCCCGGCCACGGACGTATCTGCTTTCGTCTTCGAGACATGAGACGAGCGCCTCCATCGCGTCTGTAAGCTGTTCGGGACACGCACAGCCAACAACGACGAGAGCTGTGCTCAGGTGATAGCGGATCAGTTCGCTATCTGCTCGAAGGTGGTCGGCGAGCGAGTCGACTTGATAGCGGAGTCTCTCGGGACTTCCCAAGGCGACGTGTGCCAGAGCCTTCGCTAATTTCTCTTTTACTTCTGGCTTGTCGAACTCCAAGCCAATGCGCAGATCCGCTACGACTTCAGGCGACGTGACAGCATCGGGGTGGTCGACGGCGACGTAGCCCAGCGCCTCTGCACACCGGGCGCGAACGTAGTAGAACTCTGACTCATCCGCCAGTCGCTCAGCAAGCGTCGAGACGACCGGAACGACACTGTCCGGCGCATCCTCGCTGACTGTGACGAACAATTTCGCCGCTGTGAGTCGTGTTGGCCGCTCGCTGTTCTCTACAAACTCGGTGAGCGACGGCAGTACGCCGTCGAACAGTTCCGGCTGTTCGTCAGCAGCCGCTTTGAGTGACCGCAAGCACGCCTGTTGGTCAGCTGGTCCGGCTGTCGAAAGCCGCTCAAGTGCTGTCAGTGCAGCAGCTTTCTGTCCCTGTTCGAGTAGTGTCGCAATCTCTGTCTCTGGAGGGGCACTGGGTTGGTCGTCCATCGGTTCGTTGCCGGTGGTTCCTAGAGAACCCATAAAACCCCTTGCCTCCCGGCTATTGCTCGGATCGAACACAATCGCCAACTGTTGAAGCGATTATAGCATTGCTGGCTCAACATTTGGGTATTAATATGCTACTAATGAACCCATATATTGATTTATGGTTAGATAATGGTGTGGTTTGGACTTATCTTGGAGCTATATGAGACATTAAACACGGCATTCGACTCTAGCCGTTAACATCGAAGCCGGTCGGTCCATCTGTCGCGTCGCATTTTAGTATAATCCGCTCACATCGGGAGGGTCGAAATATGAGTAAA is drawn from Haloarcula sp. CBA1129 and contains these coding sequences:
- a CDS encoding LLM class flavin-dependent oxidoreductase; protein product: MDLSIVDLSPVPDDGTATDAYANTIDAAQQAERLGYSRFWVAEHHGMGNTLAGTTPEVLLGNLAAETDSIRLGSGAVLLNHYSPFKVAELFGSLDALAPGRIDAGLGRANGSPAVDRALGTDRRVRNPDEDHAEKIEAVVSHLYDSYPDGHAYSDLEIPRSDAETPVPWVLGSSPSSAALAGELGLRYCFAAFIRPNLATRSFEEYRDHFESSQLAGGVGEPQGMVAVNAVCAETDEKAARLRAVAEASFKRMERGVIGTTPSVEEAIDELGAVPEPTPATLDVGEWPRAISGSPDTLSDLLEQLSDRVGVDEVMIQHVVGDHADALRSHELLAEDIGLKPR
- a CDS encoding HEAT repeat domain-containing protein; this translates as MDDQPSAPPETEIATLLEQGQKAAALTALERLSTAGPADQQACLRSLKAAADEQPELFDGVLPSLTEFVENSERPTRLTAAKLFVTVSEDAPDSVVPVVSTLAERLADESEFYYVRARCAEALGYVAVDHPDAVTSPEVVADLRIGLEFDKPEVKEKLAKALAHVALGSPERLRYQVDSLADHLRADSELIRYHLSTALVVVGCACPEQLTDAMEALVSCLEDESRYVRGRAAEALGLLAGVDSVESVPRARLDALTADEEFVAERAQFALSQYRGEDPSDAVTGIATKNAIRTQTADIVSEIRTPEGEGECPHCGLSLPDASPPLCPGCGTPL